The genomic segment GGTGACCTATGATTAACATTAGCGATTCCGCTTCCGATAAGCTTAAAGAAATGCTCACTGAGCAGGAGATTCCGAACATGTTCCTTCGTCTGGGTGTACAGGAGGGCGGCTGCAGCGGTTTTTCCTACGCCATGGGTTTTGACGATGAAGAATCGGAGAACGACGTATATATGGATGTAAACGATCTGAAGGTTGTTGTGGATAAGCAAAGCTTACCCCTCATCAACGGACTTGAGATTGATTTTGAGGATGCTGGCATGAGTGGCGGATTTACGATGAGTAATCCGAATGCTACGGCAACATGCGGCTGCGGAGCTTCTTTCCGTACAGCAGCTCAGGCTGGTAAGCCGGCGCCCGAAGAGTGCTGATCACTCCGGAACGCTAGCCATACTAAAAAGGCTCACACCGCTTCCCATGAAGCCGGATGTGAGCCTTTTGCTTTGTCCATATGCCATTAGGAAGCTGGAACAATGAAGGTATGGTTGACCATGAAGACGATCATAGCTGCTGCAAGCAGGGAAAACACGATGCAGCCGGTACCCAGTCCCTTGCGTTTATCTTTAATAAATTTAAATCCAATGGCGAAAATTCCAATCGTTACGGCAGCCAGCGATATAGACATGCCAACAATAGCGATCCAATACAATATTTTAAAAAATTCAGCCACGGTCAAGTTTCCTCCCTTTGTAACATTCAAATCCCATTATATCTGATAAAGTCATAGACGCCAATAGAACTATTATGTCAACATTCTGACCAATTTACTCCGCATTTACCCGTTTTTCGCAGCCGATACGCTGGTTATGTACAAACATACAGGAGATAACTTCGCCTTGCGAGTATGTTAAAAGCATATGAGTAAGAAAGGAGGCGGTAGCAGTGGGGGGAAGACAGCTGGCAAGCAAGTGGCTGAAAACGGAAGCGCTGCTGACAGATCCCGAAGTGGCCCCTTATATACCGCATACAAGAGGACTGAGTAAAGGAAATCTTCAGGAGATGCTTGAAGCCTATAGATTTGTTGTCGTCAAACCGATTGTTGGGGGTGGCGGATACGGCGTAATTAAAGTGACCCATTACGGATCACGTTACAGTATCACCCATTCTTTTAAAATGAGTCATTATGCATCCTTTCAGGATATGTATAACGCACTTTTGCGGGTTAAAGTTAAACGGAAATATCTGATTCAACAGGGAATTCATCTGGCACGGATTCAGGGCCGTCCGATTGATTACCGCGTGAAATATGTGAAGAACGGAGCACAGTGGGAATTCAGAGCGATGGTTGGGAGACTTGCCAGAAGCGGCCTCTTCGTAACGAATCTTAGCAAAGGAGGAAACCTGCTCAGCTGCAGAGAAGGGCTTCGCCGATCGCTTCCACATATCTCTTCGGCAGCCAAGCGAAATGAGATGCGTCATATCACGCGCAAATGCACCTCGATTCTTGAGAACCATTTTCCTGGAATAGGCGAGCTCGGATTTGATTACGGACTGGATTATAGTGGGAGAATATGGATTTTCGAAGTCAACACTAGACCCCAGTAAAATTAAAGATTCAGGGTGTTTAGTGAACCATAACCCGGGTAATAAATGGTAGATTCATTAACTTTTACAAGAGTTAGGAAAAAATATTTCTGCTTATCCAATGGTGAATCGTTCCTGTGTATAACTTTTATCCCCAAAATCCACTGCATTTTAATAGCTATTACGACACTTGCTAACAAATTATACACAGGATTTCCACAAGTGCCTGTGGATACTGCGAACGCTTGTTCCGCTCGGGAATGTTTGATATGATAGTTTTGAGGAAAAAAAGGGAAGGATGTGAAAGGAATGGCTATCTTGACGGATGAAATGCTTCTGGATTCTTATCATGCAGCGGTTGAATTAATGCTGGACCGGGATTTCATAACCCTGCTTTTGGCTGAGATTCATAAACGGAATCTTGAGGCTGTCCAGCCGAGCGTCGTTCACTAAGAAAATAATCCGCTACACATCCATCGTTATCATTTCCTTATGAAGGTTGCGATTAGGTTTCCCATCTGAAGGCGTCATGGAGGTGTAGAATCTATTATCGAGATACATAGAACCGACATTAAAAAATGAGGGTACCCTTTGTTGACTGCGAAGCTTCAGCAGCCTGAACAAGGATACCCTTTTTTGTGGTTCAATCTATGAATACATCATAACTTCATGTTGCTGCTGTGTCCCGGTGAGAGCTTTGCGTCCGGATCAATGTACACCTTTGCGTTGTTCACAGCGGTTGGCGCTTCGCCGAAGCCTACGGCAATCAGCTTAAGCTTGCCTGGATAGGTGGTAATATCGCCTGCGGCAAATATACCCGGAATATTGGTTTCCATTCTGGAATCCACGAGAATGGAATTCGATTCGATCTCGATGCCCCACTCGGCAATTGGACCAAGGGAAGAAACGAAGCCAAAGTTAACGATCACATCATCGACTTCAATGTCCTGTGTTTCTTTGGTCTTCACATGGGAGAGCGTTACTTTCGAAATCGTATTCTCGCCGTGCAGATTTGTAATTTCCGTTGGTGTAACGACGTTAACCTTGGAATTCATCAGGTTTTCGACACTGTGCTCATGAGCGCGGAACTTATCGCGGCGGTGAACCAGCGTTACCTGTTCGGCGATTGGCTCCAACATGAGGGCCCAGTCTACGGCTGAGTCGCCGCCGCCGGTAATCAGTACCTTTCTGCCTTTAAACTTGTTCAAATCGTTAACAAAATAATGCAGGTTCGATTTCTCGAATTTCTCTGCGCCTTCAACTTCGAGGCGGCGGGGCTGAAACGCGCCGACACCGGCCGTAATAATAATAGCTCTGGAATGGTATTCTCCCTTGTCTGTAGTCACGATGAAATGACGCTCATCCTGCTTCGTCAGAGAAGTCACCTTTTCTTCCAGGCGTACATTGGTCTGGAATAGTTCCATCTGCTTGGACAGATTGTCCACAAGCTCCTGGGCAGTCACTTTTGGAAAACCCGCTACATCATAAATGTATTTCTCCGGGTATAGGGCGGTAAGCTGCCCGCCGAGCTGGGGCATGCTCTCGATCAGCGTAGCAGACGCCTGACGCATGCCGCAGTAAAAGGAAGCAAACATGCCAGTGGGACCTCCCCCAATGATGAGCAGGTCGGATATTTCAACATCATTTGAGTGTGATGTCATTGTATATAAGCACCTCCAGCTTGATAATCAGAATTGATAACCTTTTTCATTATAATATATCCCGGCTCCAGCTGAAAAGTTTACTGGAAGCTCCATGTCAGAGAAGTCTTGAAAACAGGAGAGTGCAAAAACGGCTGCAACAGTTAAAATTTGCCCGTGAAATCCGGCTTTGGACGAGGAAACCAGGTCCAAATAAGACTTGATCTTTTGGCTGAAAGTAGCTATCATTTCAATTGTGCATTACCATCTTTTTGTCGAATTTCAGACATTTAAGCCCTGAAAATTTAACTTTTATAATTGACCGCTGATAAAAGTTTCCACAGCTGGCAGAATAGATGCGAATCCTATCTCATATCATGTTAGGATCGGGATGTACCCTGATTTTAAAAGTGTATATTTTCACAATAAGTTTTGTAATGTATCACAAAAAATATATAAATATATAAAGAAGGATTTGGAAGGAGCAAGATGATGAGCAACATTCCCAAGATCGTAATCCTTGGCGCGGGATACGCAGGTATTCTGACAGCACAGCGACTTCAAAAGGAATTGAATTATAATGAAGCAGATGTCACTTTAGTAAACCGTCATGATTACCATTATATTACGACGCATTTGCATATGCCTGCCGCAGGCACGGATAGCGTTGAAAATACACGTGTTCCTATTTCGAAGCTGATTGATGAATTTAAAATTGACCTGGTTAAATCCTCCGTTCAGGAAATCCGCCCTCATGAGAAAAAGGTCATTCTGGAGGACGGCACTCTTTCTTATGATTACCTTGTGATCTCCCTTGGAGGCGAATCCGAGAGCTTTGGTATCCCGGGCTTGGCTGACTATGCGATGACGATCCGCAGCATCAACTCGGTCCGTCTGATCCGCAAGCATATTGAATACCAGTTTGCTCTATATAAAAATGAGAGACATCCGCAGGAACGCCTGAACTTTGTCGTTGGCGGAGCCGGCTTTAGCGGTATTGAATTTGTGGCAGAGCTTGCGGATCGTATTCCGGAGCTGTGCAAAGAATATGATGTGGATCCGAACCTGGTTAATATTTATAACGTAGAGGCGGCGCCGTCTGCGCTTCCCGGTTTTGCGCCCGAGCTTGTGGAATATGCGATGGAAGTGCTTGAGCGAAAAGGGGTTACCTTCAAAATTGGTGTGGCGATTCAGGAGTGCACACCTGATGGTGTTCTGCTCGCTACTGGTGAAGAGATCAAAGCTGCTACAGTGGTATGGACCGGAGGAATCCGCGGCAATCACATGATTGAAGCTGCAGGCTTTGAAACGGCACGTGGACGTGTGAAGGTGGATGAATATTTGCATGCACCGGGTCATGATCATATCTATATCATTGGCGATAATGCCCTCGTCTTTAATCCGGAAGGCCGGCCGTATCCTCCGACCGCCCAAATTGCTATGCAGCAGGGCGTATGTTGTGCACATAACATTGTGGCTGCCATCCGCAACCAGCAGCCAAGAAAATTTGTGTACAGCAACAAAGGCACAGTTGCTTCCCTGGGTAAAGGCGAAGGCATTGCCGTCGTGGGCGACAAGCATATCAAGGGCTGGAAGGCTGCGCAGATGAAAAAACTTGTTGATATGCGCTATCTCTTCATTATTGGCGGTATTCCGCTGGTATTGAAAAAAGGGAAATTCCTGTAAGATGCGCCACTGCAGCGTTCAGGTACGCTCACTTTTGACGAGGGATGAGCTGGACCGTTATAATGCGTTGATGGAAGTTGGAGGGTATCTGGAAGACCAGAGCCGCTACGATCTGGTTTATGCGGTGCAGAAGGAAATTGATATTTTGATTCTGCCCGCCATTGAAAGATTGAAGGAGAAAAGCCGCGACCGCGACCGTGCAACAGCGGAGTTTCTCGAGTCCCTGAAGAACCAAGAGCAGGAAGAGGAATAACCTGACTGCTCAGGATAAGACTAAAAAAGGAGCCGCCCAGTGTATTGGGACAGCTCCTTTTTCTTTTTCTTTTAAACTTTCAGCATCTCTTCAAAGGAATCCGCGCTTAGCAGCGTGCCTACAAAGAAGCTTCCAAATTCGGCAAAACGCGCACTAACTTCGTCAAAACGCATTTCGTATACAAGCTTCTTGAACTGAAGCGCATCGTCAGCGAACAACGTAACGCCCCATTCCCAGTCGTCGAAGCCAACGGAGCCCGTAATGATCTGCTTCACTTTGCCTGCATAGGAGCGGCCGATCAGCCCGTGGCTGCGCATCATGTTGCGGCGCTCTTCCATATCGAGCATGTACCAGTTATCATTTTGGTCACGCTTTTTGTTCATCGGATAGAAGCAGATGTAGTTTGTTTTTGGAAGAATCGGTTTCAGACGCGCAATGACATGCGGATTTTCCATGGGGTCGCCGTCGCCCGAGCCTGCCAGATAGTTGCTGAGCTCCACCACGCTTACATAGGAGTAAGATTTGGTTGTGAAGCGGGCAAACAGGGTTTTATTGAATGCGGTTTCGACCGCGTTAAGTTCTTCCAGCGTTTCACGCAGATGCATGATGATAAAGTCGGCTTTTTGTCCCACGATGGTGTACACAGCGGTACTGCCTTGATTGGCCGATTCAACCTCTGACCATTCTTTCAAAAACTCCTGCAGCTCATCAAGCGCCATTGCGCGTTCTTCGTCGTCTGCAGATTTCCAGGCTGTCCAGTTGATGGAACGAAAATCATGAAGAGCGTACCAGCCTTCTAAAGTGGATGCTGCTTCGTTCATTTTATCGATCACTCCCAAATTTAGTTGCTATAT from the Paenibacillus sp. J23TS9 genome contains:
- a CDS encoding sporulation histidine kinase inhibitor Sda; translation: MAILTDEMLLDSYHAAVELMLDRDFITLLLAEIHKRNLEAVQPSVVH
- a CDS encoding NAD(P)/FAD-dependent oxidoreductase, which produces MSNIPKIVILGAGYAGILTAQRLQKELNYNEADVTLVNRHDYHYITTHLHMPAAGTDSVENTRVPISKLIDEFKIDLVKSSVQEIRPHEKKVILEDGTLSYDYLVISLGGESESFGIPGLADYAMTIRSINSVRLIRKHIEYQFALYKNERHPQERLNFVVGGAGFSGIEFVAELADRIPELCKEYDVDPNLVNIYNVEAAPSALPGFAPELVEYAMEVLERKGVTFKIGVAIQECTPDGVLLATGEEIKAATVVWTGGIRGNHMIEAAGFETARGRVKVDEYLHAPGHDHIYIIGDNALVFNPEGRPYPPTAQIAMQQGVCCAHNIVAAIRNQQPRKFVYSNKGTVASLGKGEGIAVVGDKHIKGWKAAQMKKLVDMRYLFIIGGIPLVLKKGKFL
- a CDS encoding YheC/YheD family protein gives rise to the protein MGGRQLASKWLKTEALLTDPEVAPYIPHTRGLSKGNLQEMLEAYRFVVVKPIVGGGGYGVIKVTHYGSRYSITHSFKMSHYASFQDMYNALLRVKVKRKYLIQQGIHLARIQGRPIDYRVKYVKNGAQWEFRAMVGRLARSGLFVTNLSKGGNLLSCREGLRRSLPHISSAAKRNEMRHITRKCTSILENHFPGIGELGFDYGLDYSGRIWIFEVNTRPQ
- a CDS encoding NAD(P)/FAD-dependent oxidoreductase; the encoded protein is MTSHSNDVEISDLLIIGGGPTGMFASFYCGMRQASATLIESMPQLGGQLTALYPEKYIYDVAGFPKVTAQELVDNLSKQMELFQTNVRLEEKVTSLTKQDERHFIVTTDKGEYHSRAIIITAGVGAFQPRRLEVEGAEKFEKSNLHYFVNDLNKFKGRKVLITGGGDSAVDWALMLEPIAEQVTLVHRRDKFRAHEHSVENLMNSKVNVVTPTEITNLHGENTISKVTLSHVKTKETQDIEVDDVIVNFGFVSSLGPIAEWGIEIESNSILVDSRMETNIPGIFAAGDITTYPGKLKLIAVGFGEAPTAVNNAKVYIDPDAKLSPGHSSNMKL
- a CDS encoding iron-sulfur cluster assembly accessory protein — translated: MINISDSASDKLKEMLTEQEIPNMFLRLGVQEGGCSGFSYAMGFDDEESENDVYMDVNDLKVVVDKQSLPLINGLEIDFEDAGMSGGFTMSNPNATATCGCGASFRTAAQAGKPAPEEC
- the hemQ gene encoding hydrogen peroxide-dependent heme synthase, yielding MNEAASTLEGWYALHDFRSINWTAWKSADDEERAMALDELQEFLKEWSEVESANQGSTAVYTIVGQKADFIIMHLRETLEELNAVETAFNKTLFARFTTKSYSYVSVVELSNYLAGSGDGDPMENPHVIARLKPILPKTNYICFYPMNKKRDQNDNWYMLDMEERRNMMRSHGLIGRSYAGKVKQIITGSVGFDDWEWGVTLFADDALQFKKLVYEMRFDEVSARFAEFGSFFVGTLLSADSFEEMLKV